A window from Malania oleifera isolate guangnan ecotype guangnan chromosome 7, ASM2987363v1, whole genome shotgun sequence encodes these proteins:
- the LOC131159556 gene encoding uncharacterized protein LOC131159556 has product MGAAAPAHTSSLACELRIIRARNIELKPARNLFVRIHLSAGNNKTIALTTRQISSNSHHLCWNQSFSIQCFGTLDSMAALKQGHVVFDLRCRNPTLPILGRLGGGGSRLLGRAEIPWETLFQSPDMEIEEWITMGSPGRAKPVHRCQVQVGSKVRVPAPERRRGEELRKWKDGCGCENGVGRNCLDCEVFPLAAAMEAL; this is encoded by the coding sequence atgggTGCTGCTGCCCCTGCCCATACTTCCTCTCTTGCTTGCGAATTGAGAATCATAAGAGCAAGGAACATTGAACTCAAGCCTGCCCGGAACCTGTTTGTAAGAATCCACCTCTCTGCAGGAAACAACAAGACGATTGCCCTCACCACCCGACAAATTTCATCCAACTCCCACCATCTCTGCTGGAACCAGTCCTTCTCCATCCAGTGCTTCGGAACCCTAGACTCCATGGCCGCTCTAAAGCAAGGACATGTGGTTTTCGATCTCCGTTGCAGAAACCCCACACTGCCAATTCTGGGAAGGCTTGGCGGCGGCGGCTCACGTCTGCTGGGCAGAGCAGAGATTCCATGGGAGACCCTGTTCCAGTCGCCGGACATGGAAATTGAGGAGTGGATTACGATGGGAAGCCCCGGTCGTGCGAAGCCTGTTCATCGTTGTCAGGTGCAGGTGGGATCGAAAGTACGGGTTCCGGCGCCGGAGAGGAGGAGAGGAGAAGAGTTGAGGAAGTGGAAGGATGGGTGTGGGTGTGAAAATGGCGTGGGGCGCAACTGCTTAGATTGCGAGGTCTTTCCACTAGCAGCAGCTATGGAGGCCCTGTAA